The sequence CTTTCTCTATTTGGGGTATAATGCTAGTTTGTTCTGACATGATTTCATAAAAGAAAATCATAAATCATTGTCCTTTACTGTGTCTATGCAATGTGTGTCGTGTTTGCTCATTAGCCCTGTCTCAGCCTAAAATTCTAACCTAAATCTTGTCTCAATCTCGTAGAGAGGTTGCTAAAGGATTGATGAAGTACAAGCCAGATATTATTATCAGTGTACATCCACTGATGCAACATGTTCCACTTCGTATCTTGAGGTCTAAAGGTCTTCTGAAGAAGATTGTTTTTACCACTGTGATAACAGACCTTGCCACATGTCATCCCACATGGTAGGCCTAACCACCTTATTTGCCCTTCATTTTGCTGTATGTGCGAAATTCAAAGTGGGATTTTTATATAATGCTGTCTGATGGTAGGTTCCACAAGCTTGTAACGAGATGCTATTGCCCTTCGGAGGAGATAGCAAAACGAGCACTGAGAGCTGGTCTTCAACGTTCACAAATTAAGGTCTATGGCCTTCCCGTGAGGCCCTCATTTGTGAAGGCTGTTCGCCCTAAGGTTGCTTCCGTTTTATTTATGTTGCACTTTTATTTCTTGAAAAATAGTCCTAATGTGGTGGCCTGTGTAAGATGAAATTTAGGTTGGTCTTATTCTCGTAGATTTCTCTTTTGTTCAAGTGCTTTATCAATTTATTGGTGGAGACTGGAGTGGTATTTCATTTGGTTCATGATTCATCCGCAATATTGTTAGAAGCAGtgaaataaaatcattaaaggtTTCAAGTCATCAAGATTAGTTAAGGGTATTGATACCACATGACCAATGATGTTTTAGGTTGGCAAAATAAGACTTTATATCTTTGTATTTGCTATTGGTTTCACATTTGAATTGGCATCTTGTGGAATGTCTGTTGTTTATATTTTTTGGAATATAGTTTCATTTTCTGTCCTAGGGTTACAAACAATGCTGCAGATCTAATTTCTACTATTAGGCATTGACATAGTTCTAATATGTGTGCATTAACCATTATGATGTAAAAGCTTGCATAGGAGAAAGTATAACAAAAATCTCTCCTCCATATTATTGTGTATACTACGTGATGACTTGTATGAACTTTCCACGATAGATGGTACTAATATCAGCCAATTATGTACTGATTTTACAGAACGAATTGAGGAGAGATCTGGGCATGGACGAGCACCTGCCTGCAGTCTTGCTTATGGGTGGTGGTGAAGGTATGGGCCCCATCGAGGCTACTGCTCGAGCACTTGGGGATGCGTTATATGATGAAAATCATGGAGTACCTGTTGGTCAGGTTCTTGTGATTTGTGGCCGAAACAAAAAGCTAGTCAGCAAATTGCAATCGATTCAGTGGAAGATCCCCGTTGAGGTAATGCAATGCAATATTTCACTTCATTCTGTGTATTTCTCTAATATTCCTTGCAAGCGTCTTTATGTTATTCCTCGTTCTTTTCCTAAGCTATCAGTCTCCTAGACTGATATCATAGTAAAATCAGGCTTAGAGAAATCTCTGTGTGCTGTAGTCTGAATATATCAATGCTTGAAATTTAGGTGAAGGGTTTTGTCACCAAAATGGAGGAGTGCATGGGTGCTTGCGATTGCATTATCACCAAGGTATATATATGCTTATAAAAGCTATTCGATTCTCCACCCTTCGAACATCTCAACTCAAGAAACTTAAGGAGCTATCGCCCATTGAACAAATCATGTGTTTCTGCAGGCTGGTCCCGGAACTATTGCAGAGGCCACGATACGAGGACTTCCCATTATCCTAAACGACTATATTGCCGGACAGGTAGTGACACTTCTCCAACTTCTTGTTCTGTACACTACTAGCAAAAAATTTGCTATTTTGTACAATGATCTTACTTTCATAAAAACACACCATTAGCTGTTTTTGATTGGTTTGTATGCTTTGTTTTGTACATTGCAGGAAGCCGGGAATGTTCCATACGTCGTCCAGAATGGATGCGGGAAATTCTCAAAGTCTCCGAAGGAGATTGCCAGCATAGTCTCTCAATGGTTTGGTCCTAAACAGCACGAGCTCGTGACAATGTCACAGAACGCGTTGAGGCTTGCTAGGCCAGACGCAGTCGTCAAGATTGTCCACGATCTTCATGAATTAGTCAGACACAGAAGCTTTGAACGTCACTGCGCCGCAGCTTGAATGAGTAACCACTTCACCGACAATTTTTCCGGCTAGAATTTCCGGTAGAGGATATTTTTTCTGAGAAATTATCAGtgtttctctctctcaccctTGTAATCCTTTAGGATAATTCTTTGACGGCTGGAGGAGTT comes from Salvia miltiorrhiza cultivar Shanhuang (shh) chromosome 3, IMPLAD_Smil_shh, whole genome shotgun sequence and encodes:
- the LOC131015096 gene encoding probable monogalactosyldiacylglycerol synthase, chloroplastic, which gives rise to MQPSTVNKESANPFGFVSQLGNLVLDSSRLNPDGHATCLSNYLYFDERKKKPGAVASLALSSKGAAFNIRRAMNQLNSAIRFHCERIPLSFASVHVDAGESNGCGDDGNGVLEESERNPADAVVSDSPKNVLILMSDTGGGHRASAEAIKAAFAEEFGDEYQVFVTDLWTDHTPWPFNQLPKSYNFLVKHGTLWKMTYYASAPRLIHRTNFAATSTFIAREVAKGLMKYKPDIIISVHPLMQHVPLRILRSKGLLKKIVFTTVITDLATCHPTWFHKLVTRCYCPSEEIAKRALRAGLQRSQIKVYGLPVRPSFVKAVRPKNELRRDLGMDEHLPAVLLMGGGEGMGPIEATARALGDALYDENHGVPVGQVLVICGRNKKLVSKLQSIQWKIPVEVKGFVTKMEECMGACDCIITKAGPGTIAEATIRGLPIILNDYIAGQEAGNVPYVVQNGCGKFSKSPKEIASIVSQWFGPKQHELVTMSQNALRLARPDAVVKIVHDLHELVRHRSFERHCAAA